A single Aspergillus chevalieri M1 DNA, chromosome 3, nearly complete sequence DNA region contains:
- a CDS encoding putative vesicle transport v-SNARE protein Gos1 (BUSCO:EOG09265AL8;~COG:U;~EggNog:ENOG410PM03;~InterPro:IPR023601;~PFAM:PF12352;~TransMembrane:1 (i209-226o);~go_component: GO:0000139 - Golgi membrane [Evidence IEA];~go_component: GO:0005801 - cis-Golgi network [Evidence IEA];~go_component: GO:0016021 - integral component of membrane [Evidence IEA];~go_process: GO:0006888 - endoplasmic reticulum to Golgi vesicle-mediated transport [Evidence IEA]), which yields MASSTGTGWAQLRQQARSLETQTESLFHTYAQYASMTKPPPTPAEEELRLESQLKDLLQRRETLIAQLSRLLDSEATLTSSALKQNNLTRHREVLQDHRRELNRLTSAIAESRDRANLLSNVRSDIDAYRASNPAAAEADYMLEERGRIDQSHTMMDGVLSQAYAINENFGLQRETLASINRRIVGAASKVPGVNHLIGKIGSKRRRDAIILGAFIGFCFLMLLIFR from the exons ATGGCTTCTTCTACTGGAACTGGGTGGGCTCAGCTCCGGCAGCAAGCCCGCTCGCTTGAGACGCAG ACAGAAAGCCTCTTCCATACATACGCCCAATATGCCTCCATGACCAAACCCCCACCAACccctgcagaagaagaactcCGCCTAGAGTCGCAGCTCAAAGACCTTCTCCAGAGA AGAGAGACCCTAATTGCCCAACTTTCCCGCCTTCTAGACTCCGAAGCAACCCTCACCTCCTCCGCTCTCAAACAAAACAACCTCACCCGCCACCGCGAAGTCCTGCAGGACCACCGCCGCGAACTAAACCGCCTCACCTCCGCCATCGCCGAGTCCCGCGACCGCGCAAACCTCCTCTCCAACGTCCGCTCCGACATCGACGCCTACCGCGCCTCCAACCCCGCCGCTGCAGAGGCGGACTACATGCTCGAGGAGCGGGGGCGGATCGATCAGAGCCATACCATGATGGATGGGGTGTTGAGTCAGGCGTACGCGATTAATGAGAATTTTGGGCTGCAGAGAGAGACTCTGGCGAGTATTAATCGGAGAATTGTGGGGGCTGCGAGTAAGGTTCCTGGGGTGAATCATTTGATTGGGAAGATTGggtcgaagaggaggagggatgCGATTATTTTGGGCGCGTTTATTGGGTTTTGTTTTTTGATGTTGTTGATTTTTAGATGA
- the RPL35 gene encoding 60S ribosomal protein uL29 (BUSCO:EOG09265FTY;~COG:J;~EggNog:ENOG410PNQF;~InterPro:IPR036049,IPR001854;~PFAM:PF00831;~go_component: GO:0005840 - ribosome [Evidence IEA];~go_function: GO:0003735 - structural constituent of ribosome [Evidence IEA];~go_process: GO:0006412 - translation [Evidence IEA]), with protein sequence MSTKVKTGQLWGKSKDDLTNQLEELKTELNQLRVQKIAGGASSKTQRIHDVRKSIARVLTVINLNQRAQLRLFYKNKKFLPLDLRPKYTRALRRRLTKNEAAKKTEKQRKKEIHFPQRKYAIKA encoded by the exons ATG TCGACAAAGGTCAAGACTGGTCAGCTCTGGGGAAAGAGCAAGGATGATCTCACCAACCAGCTGGAGGAGTTGAAGACCGAGCTCAACCAGCTCCGTGTCCAGAAGATCGCTGGCGGTGCCTCCTCGAAGACCCAGAGAAT CCACGACGTTCGCAAGTCGATCGCTCGCGTTCTCACCGtcatcaacctcaaccagCGCGCCCAGCTCCGCTTGTTctacaagaacaagaagttCCTCCCTCTCGACCTCAGACCCAAGTACACCCGTGCCCTGCGCCGCAGACTCACCAAGAACGAGGCCGCCAAGAAGACCGAGAAGCAGCGCAAGAAGGAGATCCACTTCCCCCAGCGGAAGTACGCCATTAAG GCTTAA